One stretch of Juglans microcarpa x Juglans regia isolate MS1-56 chromosome 3D, Jm3101_v1.0, whole genome shotgun sequence DNA includes these proteins:
- the LOC121254529 gene encoding disease resistance protein RPV1-like has product MDVNAVSVPSAADFRHRWDVFLSFRGDDTRHNFTHDLYKSLEEQGVRVFFDDEGLRGGDEIQPGLFEAIEDSAASIAIISRNYASSHWCLEELSKICEYGRLLLPVFYRVNPSDVRRQSGPFEEHFRNHENTHKYKDKVMCWREAMGKAGGIAGWPFDKRLRLYFTWGSKRKIRVFLQPLKVFSSRGLFPSVFNLSESDADAKERLIESLVKRVLTELANTPVGLATYTVGLGSRLEKLMSVLDVKSNGLRVLGLYGMGGVGKTTLAKALCNKIVGRFDCLSFISKVRENSAKDADLVSLQNKLIHDLSLGKSPVYSVAAIKEVLQEKRVLVVLDDVDNVSQLEALIGRREWFSEGSRIIITTRDTEVLPEHLVTAFYEVRELDSSDALKLFSYHAMRREKPIDRFFSLSEEMVSLTGGLPLALEVFGSYLVDKRREEEWEDALQKLKRIRPRHLQDVLKISFDGLDAEEKRIFLDISCLLIKMEMKREDAIDVLKGCGFRAEIAVRVLITRSLIKITEDNTLWMHDQVREMGRQIVLDDANPLYPNIPSRLWDRDEIMTVLKGGKVTGYIEGIVLDFKMRPFVKDPSGDRISWENFKRSPNFTSALTYLEERHKKCLETKAEREREVILYTKSFESMSNLRLLQINYTRLVGRYKYIPAQLKWLQWKGCPLKSLPSDFCPRELAVLDLSESKIEQVWRRYTKQVAEKLMVMNLRGCHNLVATPDFSGHKKLEKLDLEHCHSLIKIHDSIGNVNTLLHLNLSSCGNLVVFPDVVSGLKNLENLILSDCSKLKKLPMDIGDMRSLKELHVDNTAIQELPESIFHLTKLEKLKLNGCRSLTKLPNCIGKLSSLKELSLNNTAVEEIPDSVGSLLNLEILSLIWCESLTSIPDSVGNLISLAKFLIHGSAIKELPASIGSLQYLKDLSAGNCLSLSKLPDSIEGLASVVELQLDRTPITNLPDQVGALKMLRKLEMRNCKDLKSLPESIGSMFALTSLNMSNSNISELPESIGMLENLVIFRLNKCTQLRKLPDSIGNLKSLHHLLMEETAVTELPESFGMLSSLMILKMAKKPHFLSAGNRIPEEDLVAAEQEKHNTFRLPSSFSNLCNLEELDARAWNLCGKIPDDFDRLSSLEILNLSHNNFFSLPSSLRCFPFLKKLLLTYCEQLKSLPPLPSSLVEVNVANCTALERVSDISKLESLRELNLTNCEKVEDIPGLECLKSLTRLFMSGCKACSSVVKRRLSKVSLRNLVALSMPGNKIPAWFSQEVRFSERKNHDIKGVIIGVIVSVNPQIPDDLRDQLPALPCIRANIVKLNKLLFSTMPELKGVPKTNEDHIYLFRYPDCHPLVSKLRDGYDINVRGQDPPYIKGIEVKKCGLYLIFEGDDDYEGDEESLDKSQLSISEKLAKFFSSPVDEDHTSESGIEVESQIIMQDREEEVWGGFLRLVRSCFCC; this is encoded by the exons ATGGACGTCAACGCCGTTTCCGTACCATCAGCTGCAGACTTCAGGCACCGGTGGGACGTGTTCCTGAGCTTCAGAGGAGATGACACCCGCCACAACTTCACTCACGACCTCTACAAGTCTCTCGAGGAACAGGGCGTTCGAGTCTTCTTCGACGATGAGGGCTTGCGTGGGGGGGACGAGATCCAGCCAGGTCTGTTCGAGGCCATCGAGGACTCGGCCGCTTCCATCGCCATCATATCCCGGAACTACGCGTCTTCGCATTGGTGCCTGGAGGAACTTTCCAAAATATGCGAGTACGGGAGGCTCCTTCTCCCCGTCTTCTACCGAGTCAACCCGTCGGACGTTCGGCGACAGAGCGGACCTTTCGAAGAACACTTTAGAAACCATGAAAATACGCATAAGTATAAGGACAAGGTTATGTGCTGGAGGGAAGCTATGGGAAAGGCTGGTGGAATTGCTGGTTGGCCTTTCGATAAGAG GTTAAGATTATACTTCACTTGGGGATCGAAGAGGAAGATAAGGGTTTTCCTTCAACCCTTAAAAGTCTTTTCTTCAAGAGGGCTTTTCCCTTCGGTCTTCAA TCTTAGTGAAAGTGATGCTGATGCGAAAGAGCGGTTGATTGAATCTTTAGTCAAAAGGGTGTTGACTGAACTTGCCAATACTCCAGTGGGTCTGGCTACATATACAGTTGGACTTGGCTCTCGTCTTGAAAAACTTATGAGTGTGTTGGATGTTAAATCCAATGGCCTTCGAGTTCTTGGATTATATGGGATGGGTGGGGTTGGTAAGACAACCCTTGCTAAGGCTCTTTGTAATAAAATTGTTGGTCGTTTTGACTGCCTTAGTTTCATTTCAAAAGTAAGAGAGAATTCTGCAAAAGATGCAGATTTAGTGTCCCTTCAGAACAAACTTATCCATGACCTTTCCTTGGGTAAGTCTCCTGTGTATTCTGTCGCTGCAATCAAAGAGGTACTTCAGGAGAAGCGAGTTCTTGTTGTTTTGGATGATGTTGACAATGTAAGTCAGCTTGAAGCACTCATTGGAAGAAGAGAATGGTTTTCTGAAGGAAGTAGAATCATAATTACCACAAGAGACACAGAAGTTCTACCCGAGCATCTTGTCACTGCATTTTATGAGGTCAGAGAGTTGGATTCCTCTGATGCACTAAAACTTTTTAGCTACCATGcaatgagaagagagaaaccCATTGATAGATTTTTTAGTCTGTCCGAGGAAATGGTGTCACTTACCGGAGGTCTGCCATTGGCTCTGGAAGTATTTGGTTCTTATTTGGTGGATAAGAGGAGAGAAGAGGAATGGGAAGATGCTCTGCAAAAGTTGAAACGGATTCGTCCACGTCATCTGCAGGATGTGTTGAAGATCAGTTTTGATGGGTTAGATGCAGAAGAGAAGCGTATATTCCTTGACATTTCATGTTTACTCATAAAGATggaaatgaagagagaggatGCAATTGATGTATTGAAAGGTTGCGGTTTTAGGGCTGAGATAGCAGTCAGAGTCCTCATAACAAGGTCGCTCATCAAGATTACAGAGGACAACACTTTGTGGATGCATGATCAAGTTAGAGAAATGGGAAGACAGATTGTTCTAGATGATGCTAACCCTCTATATCCCAATATTCCAAGTAGACTGTGGGATCGTGATGAAATCATGACCGTCTTGAAGGGTGGGAAG GTAACGGGATATATAGAAGGGATCGTGCTAGACTTTAAAATGCGGCCCTTTGTAAAGGATCCAAGCGGTGACAGAATTTCTTGGGAAAATTTTAAAAGGTCGCCCAATTTTACCTCTGCGTTGACATACTTGGAAGAAAGGCATAAGAAGTGTCTTGAAActaaagcagagagagagagggaggtaaTACTATACACGAAGTCTTTTGAATCTATGTCTAATCTAAGACTTCTGCAAATCAATTATACAAGATTGGTAGGAAGGTATAAGTATATTCCTGCACAACTGAAGTGGCTACAATGGAAAGGATGTCCTCTTAAAAGTCTTCCTTCAGATTTTTGTCCTCGGGAACTTGCTGTCCTTGACCTCTCAGAAAGTAAAATTGAACAAGTGTGGCGCAGGTACACTAAACAG GTGGCTGAGAAATTGATGGTTATGAATCTCCGTGGCTGCCATAATCTTGTTGCTACTCCAGATTTCTCTGGACATAAAAAATTGGAAAAGCTTGATCTTGAGCATTGTCACAGCCTAATTAAGATTCATGATTCTATTGGAAACGTGAATACATTACTTCATTTGAACCTGAGCAGTTGTGGGAACCTGGTTGTATTTCCTGATGTAGTCTCTGGCCTAAAAAATCTAGAGAACCTTATCCTCTCCGACTgctcaaaattgaaaaagttaccAATGGACATAGGTGACATGAGATCTCTGAAAGAACTTCATGTTGATAACACTGCTATACAAGAGCTACCTGAATCAATTTTCCACCTTACAAAGCTCGAAAAGCTTAAACTAAACGGTTGCCGGTCCTTAACGAAACTTCCTAACTGCATTGGAAAGCTGTCTTCCCTGAAGGAACTCTCTCTTAATAATACTGCTGTAGAAGAAATACCTGATTCTGTTGGATCTTTGCTAAACCTTGAGATACTAAGTCTAATTTGGTGTGAATCACTCACTTCAATTCCAGATTCTGTTGGCAATCTTATATCATTGGCAAAATTTCTAATACATGGTAGTGCAATCAAAGAATTGCCTGCTTCTATTGGTTCCTTGCAATATTTGAAGGACTTGTCAGCTGGGAACTGTCTGTCTTTGAGCAAGTTGCCTGATTCAATTGAAGGATTGGCTTCTGTTGTTGAGCTTCAGTTAGACCGGACACCAATTACAAATCTGCCGGATCAGGTTGGTGCCCTGAAAATGCTGAGGAAGCTTGAGATGAGGAATTGTAAAGATCTTAAATCTTTACCAGAATCAATTGGAAGCATGTTCGCTCTTACTTCTCTGAATATGTCTAATTCCAATATTTCTGAATTGCCGGAATCAATTGGGATGCTGGAAAATCTTGTAATATTCAGGTTGAATAAATGTACACAGCTCCGTAAACTTCCTGATTCAATAGGAAATTTGAAGTCTTTGCACCACTTGCTGATGGAAGAAACTGCAGTCACGGAGTTGCCTGAAAGCTTTGGGATGCTTTCAAGcttaatgatattaaaaatggCTAAGAAGCCTCATTTCCTATCAGCTGGAAACAGGATACCTGAAGAGGATTTGGTTGCAGCTGAACAAGAGAAACATAATACTTTCAGACTTCCatcttctttctcaaatttatgcAACCTTGAAGAACTGGATGCTCGTGCTTGGAATCTATGTGGCAAGATTCCCGATGATTTTGATAGGCTGTCGTCGTTGGAGATTTTGAATCTAAGTCATAACAACTTTTTCAGCCTTCCGTCCAGCTTGAGGTGTTTTCCGTTTCTGAAAAAGCTTTTATTAACCTACTGCGAGCAGCTGAAATCTCTTCCTCCACTTCCCTCAAGTTTGGTGGAGGTGAATGTTGCAAACTGTACTGCATTGGAAAGGGTGTCTGATATCTCAAAGTTGGAAAGCTTGCGCGAGCTGAACCTCACAAACTGTGAGAAGGTGGAGGATATTCCGGGCCTCGAATGCTTGAAGTCGTTGACAAGGTTGTTTATGAGTGGTTGCAAAGCATGCTCATCTGTGGTAAAAAGAAGGCTTTCTAAG gttTCTTTGAGGAATTTAGTGGCTCTTAGTATGCCTGGAAACAAGATTCCAGCTTGGTTTTCTCAAGAGGTTAGATTCTCAGAACGCAAAAATCATGATATCAAAGGTGTGATAATAGGCGTTATCGTCTCCGTCAACCCTCAAATACCTGATGACTTAAGAGATCAACTTCCTGCACTACCTTGTATACGAGCAAATATTGTCAAACTGAATAAACTTTTGTTCAGTACAATGCCGGAGTTGAAGGGGGTTCCAAAGACGAATGAAGATCACATTTACTTGTTTCGATATCCAGATTGTCATCCGTTAGTTTCAAAGTTGAGAGATGGCTATGACATAAACGTGAGAGGGCAAGACCCACCGTACATCAAGGGAATTGAGGTGAAAAAGTGTGGgctttatttgatttttgaaggTGATGATGATTACGAGGGAGACGAAGAATCGTTGGACAAGAGCCAGTTATCCATTTCTGAAAAACTAGCAAAGTTTTTCAGCTCTCCTGTCGATGAAGATCACACCTCTGAATCTGGTATTGAAGTGGAGAGCCAGATCATCATGCAAGACAGAGAGGAAGAAGTGTGGGGAGGTTTTTTGAGGCTTGTTCGTAGTTGCTTTTGTTGTTAA